From one Comamonas piscis genomic stretch:
- a CDS encoding ABC transporter ATP-binding protein, whose product MTILLEVEGLETCYGSSQVLFGIHLRMAAGEVATLLGRNGMGKTTTVRSLLGMTPASAGRVRFRGERIEHLAADRIARMGMAVVPEGRQIFANLTVQENLQAFAANRNASENPWSLDRVYQLFPRLAERSRNPGNRLSGGEQQMLAIGRALMTNPHLLILDEATEGLAPLIREEIWQCLAALRAQGQAILVIDKYVKRLMALADQHTLIERGQVVWQGSSAQLEAQPALWQRYIGV is encoded by the coding sequence ATGACGATCTTGTTGGAAGTAGAAGGGTTGGAGACCTGCTATGGCAGCAGCCAGGTGCTGTTTGGCATACATCTGCGCATGGCAGCCGGCGAGGTAGCGACCTTGCTGGGCCGCAATGGCATGGGCAAGACCACCACCGTGCGCAGCTTGTTGGGCATGACGCCTGCATCGGCCGGCCGTGTGCGGTTTAGGGGCGAACGCATCGAGCACTTGGCCGCCGATCGCATTGCCCGCATGGGCATGGCGGTGGTGCCCGAGGGCCGGCAGATTTTTGCCAACCTGACGGTGCAGGAAAACCTGCAGGCCTTTGCCGCCAACCGCAATGCTTCGGAGAACCCCTGGTCGCTTGACCGCGTCTACCAGCTGTTTCCGCGCCTGGCCGAGCGCTCCCGCAATCCCGGCAATCGCTTGTCGGGCGGCGAGCAGCAGATGCTGGCCATTGGCCGGGCGCTGATGACCAACCCGCATCTGCTGATCCTGGATGAGGCCACCGAAGGCCTGGCACCGCTGATCCGCGAGGAGATCTGGCAGTGCCTGGCAGCGTTGCGCGCGCAGGGCCAGGCGATCTTGGTGATCGACAAATACGTCAAGCGGCTGATGGCACTGGCCGACCAGCACACCTTGATCGAGCGCGGCCAGGTCGTGTGGCAGGGTAGCTCGGCGCAGCTGGAAGCGCAGCCCGCGCTATGGCAGCGCTATATCGGGGTCTGA
- a CDS encoding acyl-CoA thioesterase: MAALTWPENGAVFRVATRIRFAQCDPAGIVFYPQYLVLFQSLVEDWFNEALHYPYAQMLGPERTGLPIVHLACDFRAIARMGDAVQLELVVQRLGSRSLSLALRCVGDDGAVRVLAHQVLVFTSLDSHEAIRIPPAIQACIAQWMAADGAV; the protein is encoded by the coding sequence ATGGCAGCCTTGACCTGGCCCGAGAACGGCGCCGTTTTCCGCGTGGCCACCCGCATCCGCTTTGCGCAGTGCGACCCGGCCGGCATCGTTTTTTACCCGCAGTATTTGGTGCTGTTCCAGTCGCTGGTGGAGGACTGGTTCAACGAGGCGCTGCACTACCCCTATGCCCAGATGCTGGGTCCCGAGCGCACGGGCCTGCCCATCGTGCACCTGGCCTGTGATTTCCGGGCCATTGCGCGCATGGGCGATGCGGTGCAGCTGGAGCTGGTTGTGCAGCGGCTGGGCAGCCGTTCGTTGAGCCTGGCGCTGCGCTGTGTGGGGGACGATGGCGCGGTACGCGTGCTGGCCCACCAGGTGCTGGTGTTCACCAGCCTGGACAGCCATGAGGCCATCCGCATTCCACCGGCCATCCAGGCCTGCATTGCGCAGTGGATGGCGGCGGATGGCGCGGTCTGA
- a CDS encoding ABC transporter ATP-binding protein, with amino-acid sequence MSTANMPPPLLQVQSLVKRFGGLTATDHASFAVQSGHIHALIGPNGAGKTTLIHQLSGALVPDAGQILFAGEAVERKPMPARVQAGLVRSYQITSIFKRLTVLENIALGVQARDGSSWRFWQPARNERARYAQAAEVAERVGLAAQLQQTAGLLAHGEQRQLEVALALATRPRMLLLDEPMAGMGPDESERMLQLLLQLRNDTTILLVEHDMDAVFRLADRISTLVFGKVIATGTPEEIRRNPDVRRAYLGDEAEEAA; translated from the coding sequence ATGAGCACGGCGAATATGCCACCCCCTTTGTTGCAGGTGCAGAGCCTGGTCAAACGCTTTGGTGGCCTGACTGCTACCGACCATGCCAGCTTTGCCGTGCAGAGCGGCCATATCCATGCCTTGATCGGGCCCAACGGCGCCGGCAAGACGACTCTGATCCACCAGCTGTCGGGCGCGCTGGTGCCCGATGCGGGCCAGATCCTGTTTGCCGGCGAGGCGGTGGAGCGCAAGCCCATGCCTGCGCGGGTGCAGGCCGGCCTGGTGCGTTCCTACCAGATCACCAGCATCTTCAAGCGTTTGACAGTGCTGGAGAACATTGCGCTGGGCGTGCAGGCGCGCGATGGATCAAGCTGGCGCTTCTGGCAGCCGGCGCGCAATGAGCGCGCACGCTATGCGCAGGCGGCCGAGGTGGCAGAGCGCGTCGGCCTGGCCGCCCAGCTGCAGCAGACCGCCGGCCTGCTGGCCCATGGCGAGCAGCGCCAGCTGGAGGTAGCGCTGGCGCTGGCCACGCGGCCACGCATGCTGCTGCTCGATGAGCCGATGGCAGGCATGGGGCCGGATGAATCCGAGCGCATGCTGCAACTGCTGCTGCAGCTGCGGAACGACACGACCATCCTGCTGGTGGAGCACGACATGGATGCGGTCTTCCGCCTGGCGGACCGCATCTCGACCCTGGTGTTTGGCAAGGTGATTGCCACCGGCACGCCTGAAGAAATACGGCGCAACCCCGATGTGCGGCGCGCCTACCTGGGTGATGAAGCCGAGGAGGCTGCCTGA